cACGGACACTACAAAGAGGTTCAAGGTTTCCTGTGTCAGGAGAGCTGGCACCTGAGAGAATAAAGTGCAATTGTTACTGCACAGTATTTCTGACAATGTTTAGTAACATCTTGGgaaacctaattttaaataataatgcaaaTAGGATTATGTGAGGCTGTCATCAGTTCTTCCATCTGATTATGGGGCTTTTTGAAAGCAAGAAGGTGATTTCTATAATCTAAGTACTTACAGTAAGTACCTCTGAGAgctaaaaaatacttattttagtaaaatattttgcatttactgAAGTTATAAATAACAAAGCAATCTAAACTGAGAGATGGAAGGCCCGGCCCTTGCAAAGGCAGTGGAGCCCTGCCAGCTGCAGGCTTTCTGCCTAGCATTTAGAAATGGTAATAGGGAATGAAAGGAGCCTCTCATCACAGGAAGTGCTCAGGGAAGAGACAGAGCCGCCATTGTATCcaactctttattttaaaaaagtaacacgGACAAAGGACAAGGGAGAGCAATGAGAGGAAAAAACCATCAAAAAACCTCCTACATTCAGGTATAACAACTGATGGTTAAGCCTATGCCTGGCAACTAGGGTACAAGATATACTTGTGTCGTGCCGAGTTTCCACAGTTATGTGTTTATTATTATGGTCCATAGGTAGGGGATTTTCAAATGGGGGTTTTTTATGAAATACCCATTTACAAAATTGCCAAGGGCTTTGTTAACTCTAAGGATGTAGGGAGACCATCTTTTCTGTACTTTTATTTGAAGCCAGTTATATGATATGTGGACCACTGCAAATGGTGTTCCTACATCCATCCTTACTTCCCTTCCCATTTAACATAGCAACTGTAGTGATCTTTCCCAAAGGGCACTTGAATCTCATCACTAAAAACTTCATATGTTCAGTGGCTGCCCATCATGctttaaaacaaaacccaaagtcCTTATCATGGCCTAACAAGGGACCTCATGAATTCTGTGGCCTCTTTGACTTTCTCATCCTTCTTCCTCTTGCTTACTGCACCTCAGCTGCTGTGAACTAGTGCTGTCCTTTGACTATATCGGGCACCATCCTATCTTGGGGCCTTTGTACTTGCTGTTCCTATAAGCATGATTTTGATTCAGAGTCTTTACCTCACTAGGAATATTAAACAAAACTCTTGCTTCTTAGGAGGTAAGACATGGTATGTGAAAAAATTATTATCCATACTTAGAAAATGTGAGGCTGTTTCAttggccaaaagaaaaaaaagcccataTTACTATTTTGCTATCTCTAGTTGCAAAACTCACCGACAAAGTTGATATGAAATGAGGAAGACTACAAAATTTTTACGTCAAAGAGTCAGGGATTTTCCATTTCAAGTGATTTTATTTGTCTGCTAGTTTGTAAAATTCCAACATaaataaaaaccacacacacacaaaaccaaaacaccAACACTGACTTGAACTAATCAAACTTGGTTTTCATGTGCTGTGTGTACTCTTTCATAACCACTGAAGAATTTTTAAGATCATTCCAAGTCATATGAAACCACACTTTGTGAAACTCTTAAGTTTTAGATGACTTTGCAAGTTACTGTTTAGAGGACTGACATGTTGCATCGCAGTAAGCAGCCCcaagaagccagagagagaaaagatatcaaaataaaatccataCTTGATGGCCTCAAGCTGATGTCTTCAAAACCATTTGAAAACACAaatgtattttagttttatgcACCTTTTGGGAAAACTGCGGTAAGGAGGTAAATTGTATATACAGAGAGGCCTTCAGACTTCAGCAATGGAAGACTGGAGAGTTAAGAGAAAAGAACTGGTGATAAAGTGAAAATATGTACATCTGTAGACAACCTGGAAGTAACCTttgtaaaactataaaaacaatgaacatactatgatttttaaagacaaatatcagtTATAATCACATAGGCTTGTGTTTAAACAATTATACAAATTAGTCAAGCACTGGTTGCAAAGGCCTCAAAGAAgtaatttcttcttcaatttaggaaaataaatttagataaataaatactgGTAGATTTGAAGGTTGAAGCAATGGACTTCCTCTGGCAGATTAATGCCATTTTTACTGAAGCAGAATTTGGGCTTTAGACCTAACACACCTGCCTTTGAGAACATGAAGATCCCTAATATCAGAAACTAAATGTCAAAGAGTTTACGGAGAATTTGTGCAAAGAAAAGAATAGCTAGCTCCTTCAACTAAGCAAGAGGACTCTAAACCAAATTCCAACCACAGGATGAGTTATAGGGTAACTTTCAAGGCCCAAGGGAGAACCgtgaaatgagaaaagaaagaggaaaagaatgaagCCCTAGTCAGCCAAGGTTAGCATCTAAAGACACTATTCACTTAGCCCCCATCGACAGGAGCACATTTCTCAGACTGTGGATTGAGCTCATCTCAGACTGtggatttcctttttccttttctttcttttttttttaataacagaaatGCCCTAAATAGGCCAGAAGTCATCCCACTTACGAGTTTATTTCACGTGATCCTTCTCAGCATGCAGTGTACCTTGGGAAAATTATTTGTCCTTTGCTGCCCTGGTTcacattataaattaatttacaaaCAAAGAATTGTGCTAGAAACAATATTCACAAAAAGCCCTTATGCTtgttcacatacaaaaatatccaTCAGGCAAGATTTGGAAGATAAGAATCTAGGaccaactgggtgtggtggtgcacacttgtaattccagtggtttgggagactgaggcagaaggattgcaagtttgaggccagcctcagcaattaaaaaaaaataaaaataaaaacaaaaagggttggggatatggttcagtggttaagtgcccctaagttcaatcccctgtgtgtttgtgtgtgtgtgtgtgtgtgtataaatctaGAATCAGCGTGAACTGAGATATTTATAGTCGTTTAGCTTGGGCAAGTCACTGCAGCTCTGTggacctgtttcctcatctgtaaagacTCCAGAAGAACACTCATTTATTACAACTATAAAGAGGATCAAATAAGAGCCTTTTTGTGAATAGTTCTTAATTCTGACTGCATCTTAAAATAACTTGAAGAATGACAGAAGCAATGTTGAAACCAGTGTCCAATCCCATAGGTTCAGACTGAATTGTTCTAGGCTGGGTCTCAGTATTAGTGGGATTCAGAGCTCCCCCAGGAGATTCTACTATGCAGCCACTGCTGAGAACCACAGGCCTATTGCTAAGGCAGCACTTCTCAAGGTTCCTGAGGACCCTGCAAAAATAAGTCTGCATTTCTGACAGGCTCCTAGGTTATACAGACCTGCTCTTAATCCCAGTCTGAATACAGTAAGGTACTAAATAGCCACGAAGTACAAAGCAATAGTCATCCACTCTCTCTCCCTAAAAGATGACTTTTAGTGATGGTGGCATGTGCTTCAgcaaataacttttcctccttcttaGTACTGTTTTATGAATGCTATgcacaagattttaaaaagagcacGAAAGGGCTATACAAATAAAAGGTATCCCTGGGATATCTGTTGTTAAGGAAACATTCATTTATAATTACAAGCACACCCACTTGTTATGATACCACTGCTCCCCACATTCATTACAAATTACATAGGTCATCATTTGTTCATCTGGGTTTGAATTCCTCACCCAACTTGGAAGAAAAAGTGTTCCTCTGGTAATTACAGTAACCTTGCAATTGTATTTCTCACAGCgcctgcattttattttatttgtctgtgTGCCATCGATCACTTGGGGAAGGTAATGTTCCTGGATACAAGATTTCGTGTAGGAAGCTCTCAACTGCTTCAGTTCCTTGCTTGCCATCTCCATGACGGTCATTCCAGCAAATTCTCTTGCAGACATAGTTCCAGAGAGCAAGTTTTGTTGTAAGTGAGAGTTTCTGGGATTCTTCAAATTGGCCACTTTGCTTCTGATACaagctttatattttttgatgttCCTTGAATAAAGGGTAAAAATGTGCTCTTCAATTTCTCTTGCCAAGTTTTGCCACAAATCAGCTTTTGGCTGCTCTGTGGAAGAACTAGTTAAAGCTGCAAGAAGAAGTTCTGTGCATTTAGTTCTCAAGGACATTGTAGAATCCTGCAACTCACTTGATCTCTTGCCAGCGGACTCAGGGTCACTGCTCCCCGAATGCTCTTCTTTAGGTTCCATCTCAATAGTGCTATTTTCAGTCACCACCATGTCAGTGTGGTTTGCAACATCTTGGGAGGATAGCAGGAGATTAGAACTGCAGGCGCCCAGGATTTCATCCTGACTTAGGTCATGAGAAAGTCCtgcattttctcctttattactACCTGACGGGAATAATTTAGGGCTGTCCCTTGGTTTCAAATGAGTATCCTTATAAAGAGCTTTCCACTTTAACAGCAAACACTTAGCTTTCTTTCTCAAAGCCACGGAGGGGCAGTTTTTGAGGACTCTGTACACAGCTCTGACCACATCTGTCTCCTGGAGATGCTCCTTAGTCACACAAATCATTTCTAGTTCAGTAAGGTGGTTGCCAAGATCCTCAAAATTTCTTTTCGACATCAGTTGCTCAATAAGGGAAGCTCTGGCAGCTGTCTGGTTTTTGTCAGACATATTTGCagctgcaaagaaaaaaagagatttcagTTTCTTAAGCTTGCCTTTGCTAGTCGAAACTCCTGGACAGTGAAATTGTACTCTCTGCCAGTTATGTATGCAATGTTTTCTGAAGGAATAATGTAATATAAATGGCTGTGACATTTAGAAAATGGAATCTGCAACGTGGAATGGTTTAGTTTCCAGAGTTTTAATCTCAGAAGttgatgggaaaaaaatggcATGGAAGCATTTCAGTGTAACATTAAAAATGGATTGCTGGAGGATCTGCTGTAACTTTTTCCACCTCCAATCATACTAatcaatatctttttattaaaataaagattagTCAATTCATTTGAGTAGAATTTGATGATCATGTTGGGGAAGACACCACACCATGTCAGCATCAACATGGTAATGCTAAGCAACGATGAACCATTTTTTCCCTCATATTCAGCAATATAACTGAAATACttgttgattttatcttttttaatatttattttttttagttctaagtggacacaatatctttattttacttttatgtggtgctgaggatcgaactcagtgcctcatgcatgccaggcaagtactctaccactgagccacaaccccagcccctgactttatattctttaaaGTGATACTACTTTTctgaatataaaagaataagaaacaaacaaaagtggGATGCTAATATCTTGAGCAACCTAAAGAAACCATGAGCTAGTGCAGGTTGGGAGGCGGCCAGAACTAGATCTGGTGGGCACCAAAAATCAACAGATAGCAGTATTGATATCTGAGTCTTTTGAACAACAGGGTAGTGATTCAGATGATTTATGACTTTGGACTAACTAGTCCCCACCAAGTTTGatctcattaacttttttttttttttgcattgggattgaacccagaggcattcaaccactgagccatgccctttttatttatttgagacagggtctcgctaacttgctcagggctttgctgagttgctgaggctggctttgaactcatgattctcccacctcagcctcctgaatcactaggattataggcatgtgccactgtgcctggctggtctcattaacttttttaaaaattttttttagttgtagttggacacaatacctttattttatttatttttatgtggtgctgaggatcgaacccagagctcgcatgtgctaggtgagtgctctaccagtgagccacaaccccagcccctcattaactttttaaaaaaacttttaaataaaatataaaaagttgctACATGATTATGTCTGTGTGAACCTTGTCCTGGGCAGGCAAATGTTCACTGTATCTAAGTAGTCTATTTTCCCCTCCACATAACATACATTACCTTGTTTACAAAAAAACCTCAGAtctatattttttccatctgGTTTAAATGTGAGCACTAGCATCTTGATGGCAGGGaccttttcttttcaaaagtcCATGGACTTGATTTTACATTAATCAATTATTACTGAACAAACACAGGATAAGAACACGGAAGTGATTCCAGAAAGAATTCATGCAATCTTTCTAGAAACCATCTGATAAGTACCCTTTTAGTCAGTAATTCTACTTCTATATTTTTCCCCTAAATAggagaatgtttaaaaatgtacagGACATGATGACACAATAATGTAACCATTTAAAATCATACTTATAGAGAATACTTAATGACATGGGGAAATAGTCATATaatattaggtgaaaaaaaatcaggatgtaTAACTAAATAGACAAATGATTAAACACTGAGGTACATTATGATCCAGTAGatctacccaagagaaatgaaaatgtccaTGCACACAAAAATTGTATCAAAATGGTCACAAcagaattattcataataatgaataattattaaaGATGGGAAAACCCTAAATGCCCATCAACTcatgcatgaataaataaaatgcagtacATCcatattatagaattttttagttataaaaagcATTAAAGCACAGATTCATGCTACAGTATGAAATCAACCTTGAGGACATTAGGCTAAGTGACAGAAGCCAGACCAAAAATCCACATATTAATTTATATGAGATGTCCAAAATAAGCAAATCTAGAGAGACATAAAATAGATTAGCTAGGTGGGACTGGGGCAGAAGGGTAGTCGAGTAAAAGAGAAAGGGGAGTGGTTGCTAATGGGCAATGGGTTTTCCCTGTAGGGTCGGTAGCAAAAATCTTCTAAAGTTGACTGTGGCAATGGTTTCTATAACTGAATATACCAAgaagcactgagctatatacaCTTTCATTAGGTGAATAATACAGTATATGTATTATACCTGAATAAATCTGTTATCAAAAAACAGTCAGatctaaattttatgtaaaaattacatataaaaagaaagaaaagggatacacaaaattttaaagagtGACATTTTGTGAGTGATCAGATTTTAGgtgatttttatgcatttattcttttctgtatCTTCTGTGATAAGCATGTGTTGTTTTCATAATCAGAAAAGTTCCTACTCTAGTATTATTTCACAATAACCTATATACATGTAAGATATATACCTACTGAAAAATGACATGGGAAGTCAATCAGTCAACTTCCATCTTTCTTTGGGTAGGAGAAGATTATCTCTTAAACGTGGTTGtattggctgggcatggtggtagcacatgcctgtaatcctagggactcaggaggctgaggcagaaagatcacaagttcaaggccaacctcagcaacttaatgagaccctaagcaactcagtgagaccctgtctcaaaataaaaaataaaagtggctgcATCATCTGTGGCTTTGCATTCAgatgagggctcacagtttcctcAGAAGTTGATCACTGAATTGTAAACAGTTCTATATTCCCTTAAGCTTTGTCCCCCAATATGAATAGATAAGTTTCCACTGGTGTTTCCCAACTCACAGATGACCAAAAAGTCTGAATCTTGCCAATTTTaccacaagagagagagagagcagcaaGGTAGAAAACCTGggcacttttttgttgttgttctcattgttttttttttttttttttttgtggtcctgggggttgaacccatggccttgtgcatgcaaggcaagcaccaactgaccaactgagctaaatccccagctgTTGTTATTCCTTAGAGTCAGTTTAACAGTCACTCAGTGGGCCATCAATTTAGGATCTTAAAACAATTTTCCTAATTACTTAGAACTAGTACTCAAAGacaattcttttttccttaaaaaaaaaaaatcaacttttcaaGACTGAAACCAGTAACAGAGATCTTCCTAAGAATCAAAGGCTCAATAAACAGAGAATAGGTATAGCACAGAGAAATAGCAAATACACACCCTCAATTGCTGAACACTTCTCTTGGCTTGTGTGCTTTAGATCTTGAGGAAGTCAAGGAGTTGAGTCACAGTAGTAAGGCTTCAAGCTGCTCAACACACCTGAACCCTGCCCCACTTGTTAGAAAGTTCCTTCACAAAGAGAAATATCCATTCTGCTTGTATTCTCAGCACACTTCTAGATTTTCCAGATGTTCAGAAAGGTGGCTAGTAAGAAAGAGATAGGCCTACATTGCCCACAAAGTGAGCAATATTTGACTCAGGTCAGAGTTCCCAAAGGGGAATTTGACCACAATCAGGGTTTCAGTGGTATGAAAGCAGTTGTTTGCTTTGCCAGCAAAATGTTTTTACCACTTGTATAAATCTACAGAAGTTAATGCATTCGTGTGTATAAAACCAAACAATTCTCTGCTCTTCACTTCAGTCCTTTTGTTTGCTACTATGAACATGAGTGTACAACTATCTCTTCAACTCCCTGCTGTTGATTCTTTTGAGTATGTGGTTTCCTTCCATTCTATGCTGTCAATTCTTTCAGTACAGAGACCATCTCTTTAGGCTCAGCATCTAGCACATAATAAATTTTGTTGAGTGAACtaagcagaaataaaatggacacataccttattttttaatggaaactcAAGTTGTGTGCCCTATTGCTTTCCATATTATGAAGTCCTGGGGCAATAAATGCTTTAACCCATGTGATTGTCTCATAGGGAGAATAGAAAGT
This window of the Urocitellus parryii isolate mUroPar1 chromosome X, mUroPar1.hap1, whole genome shotgun sequence genome carries:
- the Tceanc gene encoding transcription elongation factor A N-terminal and central domain-containing protein, which encodes MSDKNQTAARASLIEQLMSKRNFEDLGNHLTELEMICVTKEHLQETDVVRAVYRVLKNCPSVALRKKAKCLLLKWKALYKDTHLKPRDSPKLFPSGSNKGENAGLSHDLSQDEILGACSSNLLLSSQDVANHTDMVVTENSTIEMEPKEEHSGSSDPESAGKRSSELQDSTMSLRTKCTELLLAALTSSSTEQPKADLWQNLAREIEEHIFTLYSRNIKKYKACIRSKVANLKNPRNSHLQQNLLSGTMSAREFAGMTVMEMASKELKQLRASYTKSCIQEHYLPQVIDGTQTNKIKCRRCEKYNCKVTVITRGTLFLPSWVRNSNPDEQMMTYVICNECGEQWYHNKWVCL